From Magnolia sinica isolate HGM2019 chromosome 13, MsV1, whole genome shotgun sequence, one genomic window encodes:
- the LOC131224373 gene encoding COP1-interacting protein 7-like, with protein MTYARASVARFEEDNLDDLISFADAFGASRFREACTNFKELCKKRHEDGLWMDELAAMEACLQPELPYTRTPGIILMSENSLTQGCLPKFHVNDISNAQLEPNGSSDASVTNLTVNHASSNIDRDNNLPMLSQTPSMTGDSDISHGKTQVPMSWPNQPPQCMYNFQGSVVQQMPPYQAYPFPTMQVVPPYYSVHYGNMQSPAKDPNHCPNRNKSSRKSDMSMNGKGTETSDLTSGPEDGYSDHGDSSSGNEEDAYLDQDFPSDRKPSSTRQPR; from the exons ATGACATATGCTCGAGCTTCTGTAGCAAGATTTGAAGAGGATAATTTAGATGATCTTATATCTTTTGCTGATGCTTTTGGCGCATCTCGCTTTAG GGAAGCATGCACAAATTTCAAGGAACTATGCAAGAAAAGGCACGAAGATGGACTCTGGATGGATGAATTAGCAGCCATGGAGGCATGCCTTCAACCAGAGTTACCTTACACGAGAACACCTGGAATCATTCTTATGAGTGAAAATAGCCTTACTCAGGGTTGCTTGCCAAAATTTCACGTGAATGACATCTCTAATGCGCAACTTGAGCCAAATGGCTCTTCAGATGCTTCAGTGACTAATTTGACTGTGAACCATGCAAGTTCGAACATTGATCGAG ATAATAATTTGCCGATGTTGAGTCAGACACCATCAATGACAGGAGATAGTGATATTTCTCATGGGAAAACTCAAGTGCCAATGTCGTGGCCGAACCaaccacctcaatgcatgtataATTTTCAAGGCTCCGTTGTTCAACAAATGCCTCCATATCAAGCATATCCTTTCCCCACTATGCAAGTCGTTCCTCCATATTATTCCGTGCATTATGGAAATATGCAGTCACCTGCCAAGGACCCCAATCATTGTCCAAATCGTAACAAGTCATCCAGAAAAAGTGATATGTCCATGAATGGAAAAGGAACCGAAACTTCTGATTTAACTTCAGGACCTGAAGATGGTTACTCTGACCATGGTGATTCCAGTTcagggaatgaagaagatgcaTATCTGGACCAAGATTTTCCATCTGACAGGAAGCCTTCATCAACAAGGCAGCCACGATAG
- the LOC131223769 gene encoding uncharacterized protein LOC131223769, giving the protein MDDVAANQPASEKTMLQIELRESNQISGKERLPDQIRLLSEKTTAQVELSKSFANQSPDANQTSGLDTSVDTKEMLSSREKNVMGCNASIQNDSLQLQGPSSFIASGQQNGYHMCTLGDKSCNQDCDNLSFPTADHSKGLGSLKFKDDRERPSASIADTLKACLQDSEEKTVLDMLASQANGCITDACSALNISQNCQILVSSETSPTAGEKASNSADVDVQNGKGATHANLPPSREISEIEIITDSESTPPPLNGMNSKLPYSRKKWAGNDGHPSAKGIKKLLLFGWKSHNSAAY; this is encoded by the coding sequence ATGGATGATGTAGCAGCTAATCAACCCGCATCAGAGAAAACTATGTTGCAGATAGAGCTAAGAGAGTCAAATCAGATATCTGGGAAGGAGAGGCTTCCTGATCAGATCAGATTGTTGTCAGAAAAGACTACAGCTCAGGTAGAATTAAGCAAGTCATTTGCAAATCAATCCCCCGATGCAAATCAGACATCTGGCCTTGATACTTCTGTTGATACAAAGGAGATGCTTTCTAGCAGGGAAAAAAATGTGATGGGCTGCAATGCTTCAATACAGAATGATAGTTTGCAGCTACAAGGGCCATCATCTTTCATAGCAAGTGGACAACAAAATGGTTATCATATGTGTACTTTGGGTGATAAAAGCTGCAATCAAGATTGTGACAATTTATCATTTCCAACTGCAGATCATTCAAAAGGATTAGGTTCCCTAAAATTTAAAGATGACAGGGAAAGACCATCTGCCTCAATTGCCGATACACTTAAAGCATGCCTGCAGGATTCTGAAGAGAAAACAGTTCTTGACATGTTGGCTTCCCAAGCCAATGGATGCATTACCGATGCTTGCTCAGCTCTAAATATTTCTCAGAATTGTCAGATACTCGTCAGTTCTGAAACATCACCAACAGCTGGTGAGAAAGCTTCAAATTCTGCtgatgtagatgttcaaaacgGGAAAGGTGCAACACATGCCAACCTTCCACCCTCACGTGAAATTTCAGAGATAGAAATCATAACTGACTCTGAGTCGACCCCACCTCCTCTAAATGGTATGAACTCTAAACTGCCCTATTCAAGGAAGAAATGGGCTGGCAATGATGGCCATCCATCTGCAAAGGGAATCAAGAAACTTCTTCTGTTTGGTTGGAAAAGCCACAACTCTGCTGCCTATTGA